A genomic segment from Candidatus Methylomirabilota bacterium encodes:
- the gatC gene encoding Asp-tRNA(Asn)/Glu-tRNA(Gln) amidotransferase subunit GatC: MKISYEEVEHVGRLARLALSEEERERMRAQLDAILTYIDKLNELDTSQVEPTSHVIPMTNVFREDKVRPSLSQDQALANAPDRQEALFRVPRILEE; this comes from the coding sequence ATGAAAATCTCGTACGAAGAGGTGGAGCATGTGGGGAGGCTGGCCCGCCTGGCCCTTTCCGAGGAGGAGAGGGAGAGAATGCGGGCTCAGCTGGATGCGATCCTGACGTACATCGACAAGCTGAACGAGCTGGATACCAGTCAGGTCGAGCCGACTTCCCACGTTATCCCCATGACCAATGTGTTTCGCGAAGATAAGGTCCGCCCATCTCTTTCTCAGGATCAGGCCTTGGCAAATGCCCCCGATCGGCAGGAGGCCCTCTTCCGCGTTCCTCGAATTCTCGAAGAATAG
- the gatA gene encoding Asp-tRNA(Asn)/Glu-tRNA(Gln) amidotransferase subunit GatA yields MELYELGIHGLQELLQHRKVTAGEVLRAFLKRIAQLEGKVHAFMAVTGREALGMATRLDRRIARGDDVGPLAGIPLAIKDVICTQGIPTTCSSKILEGFVPPYDATVMKRLYQAGMVLLGKTNMDEFAMGSSTENSGYKVTRNPWDLGRVPGGSSGGSAAAAAADLCAGAIGSDTGGSIRQPAALCGIVGLKPTYGRVSRYGLVAFASSLDQIGPMTKDVRDAAILLNVITGHDPCDSTSVDLPVPDYTAALGREITNLRIGIPDEYFVEGMDPEVETAIRQAITVLESLGARAERITLPHTEYAVATYYLVATAEASSNLARYDGVKYGIRASESKDLLAMYTRTRREGFGAEVKRRIMLGTYALSAGYYDAYYVKALKVRTLIRKDFEEAFKRCEVILTPTAPTAAFRLGEKTDDPLTMYLSDIFTISANLAGIPGISLPCGFTQAGLPIGLQLLGKPFDEETLLQVAFAYEQATDWHKRKRPL; encoded by the coding sequence ATGGAACTGTACGAACTGGGCATTCATGGATTGCAGGAACTGCTCCAGCACCGAAAGGTGACGGCCGGCGAGGTGCTGAGGGCGTTTCTGAAGCGGATCGCACAGCTGGAGGGGAAGGTCCACGCGTTCATGGCCGTGACCGGTCGGGAGGCGTTGGGGATGGCAACGCGTCTGGATCGACGGATTGCGCGAGGGGACGACGTCGGTCCGTTAGCCGGTATTCCACTTGCCATCAAGGATGTCATTTGCACGCAGGGGATCCCGACCACCTGCTCCTCCAAGATCCTCGAGGGATTCGTTCCCCCCTATGACGCGACGGTGATGAAACGCCTATACCAGGCTGGCATGGTCCTTCTCGGCAAGACCAATATGGACGAATTTGCCATGGGATCTTCCACCGAGAATTCGGGGTACAAGGTCACCCGAAATCCCTGGGACTTGGGCCGCGTCCCAGGGGGGTCCAGCGGGGGATCGGCGGCGGCGGCGGCGGCGGACTTGTGCGCCGGGGCGATCGGCTCGGACACCGGGGGTTCGATCCGGCAGCCGGCTGCCCTCTGCGGCATCGTCGGACTGAAACCGACCTATGGTCGGGTCTCCCGATATGGGCTTGTCGCCTTCGCGTCATCGCTCGATCAGATCGGGCCCATGACCAAAGATGTTCGGGATGCGGCGATCCTCTTGAACGTCATCACCGGTCACGATCCCTGCGACTCCACCTCGGTGGACCTGCCCGTCCCGGACTACACGGCTGCGCTCGGTCGGGAGATCACAAACCTGAGGATTGGCATCCCGGATGAGTACTTCGTCGAAGGGATGGACCCTGAAGTCGAGACAGCTATCCGGCAGGCCATCACTGTTTTGGAATCCCTGGGCGCAAGGGCAGAGCGCATCACTCTCCCCCACACCGAGTATGCCGTGGCGACCTACTATCTGGTGGCTACGGCGGAGGCGAGTTCGAACCTGGCCCGGTATGACGGGGTGAAGTATGGAATCCGTGCTTCGGAGAGCAAAGACCTCCTCGCCATGTACACGCGGACCCGGCGGGAAGGATTCGGTGCCGAGGTGAAGCGACGGATCATGCTGGGGACCTATGCCCTGAGCGCCGGATACTACGACGCCTACTATGTGAAGGCGCTGAAGGTGCGGACCTTGATTCGGAAAGACTTCGAGGAGGCCTTCAAGCGGTGCGAGGTGATCCTGACCCCGACTGCACCCACAGCTGCCTTTCGTCTCGGCGAGAAGACAGACGATCCCTTGACCATGTATCTTTCAGACATCTTCACCATCTCCGCCAACCTGGCAGGGATCCCGGGGATCTCGCTCCCCTGCGGCTTTACTCAAGCCGGTCTCCCCATAGGTCTGCAGCTCCTCGGGAAGCCCTTTGATGAGGAGACTCTCTTACAGGTGGCCTTTGCCTATGAACAGGCCACGGATTGGCACAAACGCAAACGACCCCTCTAA
- a CDS encoding gamma-glutamylcyclotransferase — protein sequence MRATPACARLRRRDPGRRKPDVACLGRNPLLALSDFGHRSSVVGHRAKLMLYFAYGSNMERVWFKRRCPGGKFVSAVTLRDYDITFTQSSTMWGGGAADLKPTPGRVVEGVLWEVGEPDLKALDQYEGVPSDYIRKKLTVELKDGKPCEAFAYIVVRPSGYRSPSKRYMRLLVQGAEEHGLSDAYIMRLEAIKTSG from the coding sequence GTGCGGGCCACCCCCGCCTGCGCTAGGCTCCGGCGGCGGGACCCCGGCCGACGCAAGCCAGATGTCGCCTGCCTCGGAAGGAACCCCCTCCTCGCCCTTTCCGACTTCGGTCATCGGTCATCGGTCGTCGGTCATCGAGCGAAGCTAATGTTGTACTTTGCGTATGGCTCTAATATGGAGCGGGTCTGGTTCAAAAGGCGCTGTCCAGGGGGCAAGTTTGTCTCGGCAGTCACGCTCCGTGACTACGACATTACCTTCACCCAAAGCTCCACCATGTGGGGTGGCGGGGCCGCTGATCTGAAGCCCACGCCGGGACGAGTTGTGGAGGGAGTCCTCTGGGAGGTCGGTGAGCCGGATCTGAAAGCCCTGGACCAGTACGAGGGGGTCCCCAGTGACTATATCCGGAAGAAGTTGACGGTAGAGCTGAAAGATGGGAAACCATGCGAGGCTTTCGCCTATATCGTGGTCCGACCAAGTGGCTATCGGTCGCCATCGAAACGCTATATGCGGCTCCTGGTCCAGGGAGCGGAAGAGCATGGTCTGTCTGACGCGTATATCATGCGGCTGGAGGCGATCAAGACATCTGGCTGA
- the gatB gene encoding Asp-tRNA(Asn)/Glu-tRNA(Gln) amidotransferase subunit GatB, which produces MNSELKYEAVIGLEVHVQLLTESKIFCGCSTRFGETPNSQTCPVCLGMPGVLPVLNKKAVEYAIRTALAVHGTVAPRSRFARKNYFYPDLPKDYQISQYELPLATGGHVETSDDGTVKRVRIRRIHLEEDAGKLLHAGTMDQAEYSLVDFNRCGVPLIEMVTEPDLRTPEEAGEFLKQFRAILQYLGVSQGNMEEGNLRCDANVSIRPEGTSGYGVKTEVKNMNSFRNVQRALEYEIQRQIGLLTSSQPVVQETRLWDPDQGITLPMRGKEEAHDYRYFPEPDLVRIEVSPAWIEEIAANLPELPAERRRRFMQAYGLPEYDAAVLTANKALANYFEESTQLHRDPKLVSNWIMSELLGYLNREGKEITESPVSPTQLAALLKLIQGEIISGKIAKTVFEEMYQTGRSPEVIIQEKGLVQITDREELSRIVDQVLAENPGPVSDFRAGKEKALTALVGAVMRLTKGKANPKLINDLLREKLSGR; this is translated from the coding sequence ATGAACAGTGAACTAAAATACGAGGCGGTGATCGGACTTGAGGTCCATGTTCAACTCCTCACCGAGTCAAAGATCTTTTGCGGCTGTAGCACCCGCTTCGGAGAGACTCCCAACTCTCAGACCTGCCCCGTTTGTCTGGGCATGCCGGGGGTCTTGCCGGTCCTCAATAAGAAGGCGGTAGAGTATGCCATCCGGACCGCCCTGGCGGTCCATGGCACGGTCGCCCCCCGCTCCCGTTTTGCCCGGAAGAACTATTTTTACCCCGACCTCCCCAAGGACTATCAGATTTCACAGTACGAATTGCCCCTGGCCACGGGGGGCCACGTAGAGACCAGTGATGACGGAACAGTCAAGCGGGTCAGGATTCGGCGGATCCATCTCGAAGAAGATGCGGGGAAACTCCTGCATGCCGGGACCATGGATCAGGCGGAGTACAGCCTGGTGGATTTCAATCGGTGCGGCGTGCCGTTGATCGAAATGGTAACGGAGCCGGACCTCCGCACGCCTGAGGAGGCGGGGGAGTTTCTGAAACAGTTTCGCGCCATTCTCCAATATCTGGGGGTGTCCCAGGGAAACATGGAGGAGGGAAATCTTCGCTGCGACGCCAATGTCTCGATCCGTCCGGAGGGGACCTCGGGCTATGGGGTGAAGACCGAGGTCAAGAACATGAACTCCTTTAGAAATGTCCAGCGAGCGTTAGAGTATGAAATTCAGCGGCAGATCGGGCTCCTGACATCCAGTCAGCCGGTTGTCCAGGAAACTCGCCTCTGGGATCCCGACCAGGGGATCACTCTCCCCATGCGAGGGAAAGAGGAGGCCCACGACTACCGCTACTTCCCGGAGCCTGATTTGGTCCGCATCGAAGTTTCCCCCGCCTGGATTGAGGAGATCGCGGCGAATCTCCCGGAACTTCCCGCAGAACGGCGCCGACGGTTCATGCAGGCGTACGGGCTCCCGGAGTATGATGCAGCGGTACTCACCGCCAATAAGGCGCTCGCAAACTACTTCGAAGAGTCCACGCAACTCCACCGGGACCCCAAGCTGGTGAGCAACTGGATCATGTCGGAGCTATTGGGATATCTCAATCGGGAAGGGAAAGAAATCACTGAAAGCCCCGTCAGCCCCACCCAGTTGGCTGCCCTCCTGAAGCTGATCCAGGGGGAGATCATCAGCGGAAAGATCGCCAAGACGGTCTTCGAGGAGATGTATCAGACGGGGAGAAGCCCTGAGGTGATCATCCAAGAGAAGGGACTGGTCCAGATCACCGACCGCGAGGAACTCAGCCGGATCGTGGACCAGGTCCTGGCCGAGAATCCGGGTCCTGTATCTGACTTCAGGGCGGGAAAGGAGAAAGCCCTCACTGCTTTAGTCGGGGCGGTGATGCGCTTGACCAAAGGGAAGGCCAATCCGAAACTGATCAACGATCTGCTCCGAGAGAAGCTGTCCGGTCGGTAG
- a CDS encoding glycosyltransferase — protein sequence MRIALVTPYCYPSTRGNAVTVERIASGLRERGYQVGIYSLEAFQDRREVPSAIRDFGPDLVHGFHAFVTGDLVVAEAAEARVPALVTITGTDVNHDLFDSERREKVVEVLKGAQGVVAFHESIQGKLLREVPELHGRVRVIRQTVACDGKEEDHHAQWGLDSRHIVFFFPAGIRRVKNLPFCVPPLSRLQVSYPNLRALYAGPIVEEEEGRRLLELLAGNQWARYLGEVPHEVICSMLRVVDVVVNSSLSEGGMSNAVLEAMSRGVAVLASDIEGNRSVIVDEVDGLLFTSEDDFERKAERLIVDPDLRRRLGRHAKAKIEREFSPEREIDAYEQLYRDLRRAVMGPGE from the coding sequence ATGCGAATCGCCTTGGTGACCCCGTACTGCTACCCTTCCACTCGTGGCAATGCGGTCACGGTGGAACGGATTGCGTCGGGACTCCGGGAGCGCGGATATCAGGTGGGGATCTACTCGCTCGAAGCCTTTCAGGATCGGCGGGAAGTCCCTTCGGCCATCCGGGATTTTGGCCCCGACCTCGTCCACGGCTTTCACGCCTTTGTGACCGGGGACCTGGTAGTAGCGGAGGCGGCGGAGGCACGTGTACCAGCCCTGGTCACCATCACCGGCACAGACGTCAACCACGATCTGTTTGATTCCGAGCGACGCGAAAAGGTGGTCGAGGTGCTGAAAGGGGCTCAGGGTGTTGTGGCTTTTCATGAGAGCATCCAGGGAAAGCTCCTCAGGGAAGTTCCTGAGCTTCATGGAAGGGTTAGAGTGATCAGGCAGACGGTCGCATGCGACGGCAAAGAGGAGGATCATCATGCTCAGTGGGGACTGGATTCCCGGCACATCGTCTTCTTCTTCCCAGCAGGGATCCGAAGAGTGAAGAATCTTCCCTTTTGTGTTCCCCCCCTCTCGCGTCTCCAGGTCAGTTACCCGAATCTTCGCGCCCTGTATGCGGGCCCCATCGTGGAGGAGGAGGAGGGAAGGCGCCTCCTCGAGCTCCTCGCGGGCAACCAATGGGCCCGCTATCTGGGGGAGGTCCCGCATGAGGTGATCTGCAGCATGCTCCGAGTAGTCGACGTGGTGGTCAACTCCTCCCTTTCGGAAGGAGGGATGTCCAATGCCGTCCTCGAGGCCATGAGTCGGGGGGTGGCGGTCCTCGCCTCGGATATCGAGGGAAACCGATCCGTGATCGTGGACGAGGTGGACGGCCTCCTCTTCACCTCCGAAGATGACTTTGAGCGGAAAGCTGAACGCCTGATCGTCGATCCTGATCTTCGCCGGCGTCTGGGTAGGCACGCGAAGGCAAAGATCGAGCGGGAATTCTCCCCGGAGCGGGAGATCGATGCCTACGAGCAGCTTTACCGCGACCTGCGCAGGGCCGTGATGGGGCCTGGCGAATAG
- a CDS encoding selenium metabolism-associated LysR family transcriptional regulator: MGPQEQEAIRDNRMDIRALEVFCKIVELKSFSKAAEAVYLTQPTVSGHIKGLEEFVGLKLLDRLGREVVLTKAGEVLYGYAKQVLALRNQALQALEEYKGSLKGHLIIGGSNIPGEYVLPALLARFKAQYPEIFLTLRIGDSRDIARGVLEGTYELGAVGAKFDDGQLVYTKLLEDELVVALPADHGWAARPAVALAELFGQPVILRELGSGSRKVLEEALRSAGLDTRALTVVAELGSTEAIRQAVKSGAGISVISIRAIQEDLDRGTLRTVALEGPRLTRDFYLIYHKVRSRSPLCKTFATFVLNSLGSIRGKES, translated from the coding sequence GTGGGGCCCCAGGAGCAGGAAGCGATCCGAGATAATCGCATGGATATTCGTGCCTTAGAGGTCTTTTGCAAGATCGTAGAGTTGAAAAGCTTCTCGAAGGCCGCCGAGGCGGTCTATCTGACTCAACCGACGGTGAGCGGCCACATCAAGGGGCTCGAGGAATTTGTGGGGCTCAAGCTCTTGGACCGGCTCGGTCGGGAGGTAGTGCTGACAAAGGCGGGAGAGGTACTGTATGGGTATGCTAAGCAGGTGCTTGCCCTGAGGAACCAGGCGCTCCAGGCTCTGGAGGAGTACAAGGGCTCCTTGAAGGGACATTTGATCATCGGGGGGAGCAACATTCCTGGTGAGTACGTCCTCCCCGCACTCTTGGCCCGGTTCAAGGCCCAGTACCCGGAGATCTTCCTCACCTTGAGGATCGGTGACTCGAGGGATATTGCCCGAGGCGTGTTGGAGGGGACGTATGAACTGGGGGCCGTGGGGGCCAAGTTTGACGACGGTCAGTTGGTCTACACGAAGCTGCTGGAAGATGAACTGGTGGTTGCTCTGCCTGCAGATCACGGGTGGGCTGCGCGGCCTGCGGTTGCCCTGGCGGAGCTGTTCGGGCAGCCCGTTATCTTGCGGGAACTCGGGTCGGGGTCCAGAAAGGTATTGGAGGAGGCGCTTCGTTCCGCAGGCCTGGACACCAGGGCTCTCACCGTGGTCGCAGAGCTGGGGAGCACCGAGGCAATCCGCCAAGCGGTCAAGAGTGGTGCAGGGATTTCGGTGATCTCAATTCGGGCTATCCAGGAAGACCTGGACCGGGGGACGCTGCGCACGGTAGCCCTTGAGGGCCCGCGGCTCACCCGGGACTTTTATCTTATCTACCATAAGGTCCGCTCTAGATCTCCCCTCTGTAAGACCTTTGCTACCTTCGTGCTCAATTCGCTAGGCTCCATCCGAGGCAAAGAGTCCTAA
- a CDS encoding DUF4388 domain-containing protein, which yields MAFVLVVDADPDNSIRLQKALELAGYEVSVASSGTSALTTLRRRRPDLVLSQSVVDDMYGSELVSDIRGDRTSKEIPFILFVDRAAQMGVAATRTEADMILPDNSPVATIVTRVRTLLQLRGVQVGAPARDSGQAAAVEAPEAAPVQTLQGSLAVMDMTEVAQAVSIGRKSGRLVISLPAGEGVILFETGWVVHAEFGGETGENAFNAIAMTSHQERSGSFSFTPLGAKEASDLPKTIQKDLETLLLNVAVEIDEVERDKGS from the coding sequence ATGGCGTTCGTACTTGTGGTTGACGCCGATCCAGACAACAGCATTCGACTCCAGAAGGCCTTAGAATTGGCGGGCTATGAGGTCTCGGTGGCGTCCAGCGGAACGTCTGCCCTGACAACGTTGAGGCGGCGCCGGCCAGACCTGGTCCTGAGCCAGTCCGTGGTCGATGACATGTATGGCTCCGAGCTGGTCTCGGACATACGGGGTGACCGCACGAGCAAGGAAATTCCGTTCATCCTCTTCGTCGACCGGGCTGCGCAGATGGGAGTGGCTGCGACCCGAACTGAGGCGGACATGATCCTTCCGGATAACTCGCCCGTCGCCACTATCGTGACTCGCGTGCGCACGCTGTTGCAGCTTCGGGGTGTCCAAGTTGGGGCACCAGCAAGAGACTCAGGTCAGGCAGCAGCCGTGGAGGCCCCAGAAGCGGCACCTGTGCAGACGCTCCAGGGCTCATTGGCAGTCATGGACATGACCGAGGTAGCCCAGGCTGTCTCCATCGGCAGGAAATCAGGGCGGCTCGTGATCTCGTTGCCGGCCGGTGAGGGAGTTATCCTTTTTGAAACCGGTTGGGTTGTGCACGCCGAGTTCGGAGGAGAGACCGGAGAAAATGCATTTAACGCCATCGCGATGACTTCACACCAAGAGCGGAGTGGGAGTTTCTCCTTTACTCCCTTGGGGGCCAAGGAAGCATCCGACCTCCCGAAGACGATTCAGAAGGATTTAGAAACCTTGCTCCTCAACGTCGCCGTGGAGATCGACGAGGTCGAAAGGGACAAGGGAAGCTGA
- a CDS encoding PilZ domain-containing protein has translation MDDLRAMARRSLQLFEEFIAEVRAIMAVQGLSTADAKEKIKGKQQVLLQETEELLNNFRVKVIEKEQEFETVLYPEQEDLIEGARKAVRDLYRVIDRFGLKEKLLRRWKEQSSSAMLAEYQQALRDDHLDRIEIFEAEAERYLARKGDPEVLSKFATLRAQSLDPLLTPTQKKAKTALAELHRIKQEAIVGLSFLTSASQLFGDLIPPTSVMWRMEERHHLDRIDRLGIVTALHQNGHPPRPVNLLDVSKTGLRVQVSEEFDPGTILDLSFESVGVTEQAINFTVEIRWCKKEPDGPEEPERYTLGLRFVEGTEGPWLDLLPKLLDQVANLRPSSLPSQASAAPTSAVPT, from the coding sequence GTGGACGATCTCAGAGCCATGGCACGTCGATCCCTCCAGCTGTTTGAAGAGTTCATTGCAGAAGTGCGCGCTATCATGGCCGTGCAAGGGCTTTCGACGGCCGATGCAAAAGAGAAGATCAAAGGGAAACAGCAGGTCCTCCTCCAGGAGACCGAAGAACTCCTGAACAACTTTCGCGTTAAAGTCATTGAGAAAGAACAGGAGTTCGAGACTGTGCTGTACCCCGAGCAGGAGGACCTGATCGAAGGGGCGCGAAAGGCTGTCCGTGATCTGTACCGCGTGATCGACCGCTTCGGCTTGAAGGAAAAACTCCTCCGTCGCTGGAAAGAGCAATCCTCTTCCGCCATGTTGGCCGAGTACCAGCAGGCCCTCCGCGATGACCATCTCGACAGGATCGAGATCTTCGAGGCCGAAGCCGAAAGGTACCTCGCCCGGAAGGGAGACCCGGAAGTTCTTTCAAAATTTGCTACCCTGAGAGCCCAATCTTTGGATCCCCTTCTCACTCCCACGCAGAAGAAGGCCAAAACCGCCCTCGCGGAACTGCACCGGATCAAGCAAGAGGCCATCGTCGGCTTGTCCTTCCTCACGTCTGCGTCCCAGCTCTTCGGTGACCTCATTCCTCCAACAAGTGTCATGTGGCGGATGGAAGAGCGCCACCACCTGGACCGGATAGATCGACTGGGAATCGTGACAGCGCTGCATCAGAACGGGCATCCCCCCCGTCCCGTGAACCTCCTGGACGTCAGCAAGACCGGCCTGCGGGTGCAAGTCTCCGAGGAGTTCGATCCGGGAACGATCCTGGATCTCTCGTTTGAATCCGTCGGGGTAACCGAGCAGGCTATTAATTTTACTGTTGAGATCCGGTGGTGTAAGAAGGAGCCAGACGGGCCGGAGGAGCCAGAACGGTACACGCTCGGCCTTCGATTTGTTGAAGGGACAGAAGGGCCGTGGCTGGACCTTCTTCCCAAGCTCCTTGACCAGGTGGCGAATTTAAGGCCCTCTTCTCTTCCTTCCCAAGCTAGTGCCGCACCAACTAGTGCCGTTCCAACTTGA